Within the Acidipropionibacterium acidipropionici genome, the region ACCTGCTCCTCGAGGGCCTCCAGCACCGGGCGGATCGAGGTCTCGAAGGCCGCCCCAAAGCCGGCCAGGTTCGGCACTCCGGCGACGACCACCCGGGCCGACGGGTCGTCGGCGAGGATTTCGAGCAGACCGGCGGCGACGGTGGTGGCGGCCGGCCTGGACTCGGGCTCTAACTCGTCGAGGAAGCCCGGGAGCGTGTCGGAGGCCTCGGCGTGGGTGAGACCGACCAGCAGCTGGTTGAGGCGCCTCTTCACCGAGGCGACCCAGTCCTGGGTGTGGCCGGGGATCTCGAGGATCCGCTGCTCGACGGTGCCCGAGGAGGTGATGAGGACGATGAGCACCCGGTCGGTCGACAGGCTCACCAGCTCGAGGTGGCGGATGGTCGCCGAGGAGGCCACCGGGTACTGCATGATCGCGACCTGGTGGGTGATCTGGGCGAGCAGGCGGACGGTGCGGGCGACGATGTCGTCCAGATCGACGGCCCCGTTCATGAAGGACAGGATGGCGCGGCGCTCGGGGGCCGACAGCGGCTTGACGGTGGCGATCCGGTCGACGAAGAGGCGGTACCCCTTGTCGGTGGGGATGCGGCCGGCACTGGTGTGGGGATGGGTGATGTACCCCTCCTCCTCCAGGACGGCCATGTCGTTGCGGACGGTGGCCGGGGAGACCCTCAGGCCGTGCCTCTCGACCAGCGCCTTGGAGCCGACCGGCTCCTTGCTCGAGACGTAGTCGGTGACGATGGCCTTGAGCACGTCGAGTTTGCGATCGTCGAGCACTGCCCCTCCTCACCTCGGATCCCGTGAATTCTGGCACTCTTACAGAGCGAGTGCCAGTCTATCGCGGCGGGCCGTCGTGTTCGCGCCCCGCATCTTCCGTGCCATGCTGGCGGCATGGACATCACAGCCGAGGTCGAGTGGTCGCCGCTGACGGCGAGAGTGTGGACGACCCGCCTGGAGCCCTGCGCGGTGACCTGCGGGCTGGTGATCGGCGACGAGCACATCCTGCTGGTCGACACGGGTTCGACGCCGGAGCAGGGCCGCGCACTGGCCTGGGGAGCGGCGCGCGCGATCGGGCGTCCGGTGGACCGGGTGGTCGTGACCCATTCCCACGAGGACCATTGCGGCGGGCTGCCCGGGGTGGCCGACGCCGAGGCGTGGATGCACCGCGCGGCGCTCGCGCATCTGGCCGATCCCCCGGCCGTCGCCCATCCCATCTCGCTTCTGGCGTATGTGGATCTGGGCGGCCTGGGGGCCGAGGTGCTCCATCCCGGGGCCGGCCACACCGACGGGGATCTCGTGGTGCGGGTGGCCGGGGAGGACGTCACCTTCACCGGGGACCTGGTGGAGACCTCCGGGGACCCGCAGGCCGACGACTCGACGGACTTCTGGAACTGGCCCTCGGCGATCGGGTCGATGATCACCGCGACCGACGGCAAGGGGCGGTATGTGCCCGGCCACGGGGATCCGGTGGACGCCGACGCGGTGATGGCCCAGAATGCCGACATCGCGCGGTGCGTCGACCAGGTGAAGGCATCGATGGAGGCCGGGACGCCGGTCGAGAAGATCCAGGCCGCCCACGAGTGGCCGTTCTCGAAGGACACGATCAGCGAGTGGATCCCCCGGATCGCCGATCAGCTGGCGGCCCGGGGAATCACCCGGAAGAACCTGCTGCCACTGAGCAGACGCTGATATTCAGGAGCTGCTGGACGACGGGGAAACCTGGGCGGGGGCATCTTGGCCCGGCCCGCCCGCGTAGCGCACGCGGTATCAGCTTCCGTCGATTACCGAGCCGTCATGCCGAGCCCTATCAGGGCGTCGGCGACCGCCCGGTACGCCGGCTCGTCGGAGGCCACGATCAACGGGTCGCGATGGAATTCGTTCACCCCGAAATCGTGGCCCGACAACGTCCGCACCACCCCGCCGAGTTCCCGCAGCATCAATGCCCCGGGAAGATGATCCCACGGGTGGGAATGCAGATACACGGTGGCGTCCACCTCCCCGGTGAGCACCCGCGGATAATCCACCCCGCAGCACCACCGCGACCATCCCCAATCCAACCGCGGCCCCGAAACAGATTGCGGGGCCTGCTGAAAGGCCTTGTGCGTGGTCACCGCCATCACCGGATCCCCGGACGGCGCCCGGGTGACCTTCTCACCGTCGCGCCAAGTACCGGCTCCCGCCTCGGCGATGTACATGTGCTCGTGCCGCGGCTGATAGATCCAGCCTCGCACCGTCACCCCGGCCCGCACCTCGGCCACCATGACGGCGTGGTCGTCGGACCCGTTGACGAAGTTGCGGGTGCCGTCGATGGGGTCGATCACCCAGGCCAAGGGCGCCCCTGGCAGGCCCGACAGGACGGCAGGGTCGGCGAAGACGGCCTCCTCCCCCACCGCGAGCCCGTCGCCGCGGCCCACCAGCTCGGCGCTCAGCGCCAGCTCGGCCTGCCGGTCGAAGTCGGTGACGAGGTCGCCGGGGTGGGTCTTCTCATGGACCTGGTCCGGATCCAGGTGGCGGAAGTGCGGCTCGACGATGCGCTCAGCCACTCCGCGGATGATCTGCCCCACCTCGTCTGTATCGAGTTCTGCGGTCATCCGGCGTCCTCCATGTGGTCGCAGGTGACGAAGTCGATGAGCCGCTCCATCTCGGTGTTGAAGCGCGGGTCCAGGTCGTGCCAGTCGCGCACCCGGGCCAGCATGGCCTGCCAGGCCTTGCCGACGTCGGACTGGCCCTCGTGGGGAAGCCCGAGCCTTTTCAGGGTGCCGAGCTTGAAGTCCTCGTCCATCGGCACCTCGGGCCAGGCCTTCCGCCCGATCCGCTCGGGCTTGATGGCCTGCCACACGTCGATGAAGCGGTGGCCGGTGATCATGACGTAGTCGCCGTAGCCGCCCTTGGCGACCTGGGCGGCGACCCGCGACTCCTTGGTTCCGGCCACCAGGTGGTCGACGAGCACGCCGAGGCGGTGCCCGGGGCCGGGCCGGAACTCGGCGACGATACCCACCAGATCGTCCATGCCGCCCATGAACTCCACGACGACGCCGACGTGGCGAAGGTCATCCCCCCAGATCTTCTCGACCAGTTCGGCGTCGTGGCGTCCCTCGACGTAGATGCGGCTGGGCAGCGCCACCCTCGCGGCCTCGTGCTCGGGGCTGCTGAGGGAGCCCGACGCGGTGTGGGTGCGCCGGGCGGTGCCCTGGCGAGGGGGGATGCACAGGTTGACCGGTTCGCCGTCGATCCAGAATCCCGGGCCGACCGGGAAGGCCCGCCGGGCGCCACGGCGGTCCTCGAGGATGACCAGGCCGTTCTCCCAGGCCACCACGGCGCCGACGTAGCCGGTGGAAGGGTCCTCCACCACCATGTCGAGCTCCAGCGGCACGTCGACGCTCTTCCTGCGCCCCTGCTGCTGCCAGCCGGGGCTCAGAACGTCCTTGCGGTAACGATCGGTCATGGGAACAAGACTATTCGGAGGCTCAGACGAGCAGCTCTGTGATGATCCGGTCGGCCAGCAGCCGGCCGTTCAGATTGAGCCGCAGCATGCCGTCGGACTCGACCCCCAGCCCGTCGGCCACGACCTTGGCC harbors:
- the hrcA gene encoding heat-inducible transcriptional repressor HrcA; this encodes MLDDRKLDVLKAIVTDYVSSKEPVGSKALVERHGLRVSPATVRNDMAVLEEEGYITHPHTSAGRIPTDKGYRLFVDRIATVKPLSAPERRAILSFMNGAVDLDDIVARTVRLLAQITHQVAIMQYPVASSATIRHLELVSLSTDRVLIVLITSSGTVEQRILEIPGHTQDWVASVKRRLNQLLVGLTHAEASDTLPGFLDELEPESRPAATTVAAGLLEILADDPSARVVVAGVPNLAGFGAAFETSIRPVLEALEEQVVLLRLLGEATASGSEGLTVRIGTENTDENFRSTSLVASTYGDDGGRAGLGVVGPTRMDYPSTMAAVRAIARYVGRFLSEG
- a CDS encoding inositol monophosphatase family protein, which translates into the protein MTAELDTDEVGQIIRGVAERIVEPHFRHLDPDQVHEKTHPGDLVTDFDRQAELALSAELVGRGDGLAVGEEAVFADPAVLSGLPGAPLAWVIDPIDGTRNFVNGSDDHAVMVAEVRAGVTVRGWIYQPRHEHMYIAEAGAGTWRDGEKVTRAPSGDPVMAVTTHKAFQQAPQSVSGPRLDWGWSRWCCGVDYPRVLTGEVDATVYLHSHPWDHLPGALMLRELGGVVRTLSGHDFGVNEFHRDPLIVASDEPAYRAVADALIGLGMTAR
- a CDS encoding DUF3097 domain-containing protein; the protein is MTDRYRKDVLSPGWQQQGRRKSVDVPLELDMVVEDPSTGYVGAVVAWENGLVILEDRRGARRAFPVGPGFWIDGEPVNLCIPPRQGTARRTHTASGSLSSPEHEAARVALPSRIYVEGRHDAELVEKIWGDDLRHVGVVVEFMGGMDDLVGIVAEFRPGPGHRLGVLVDHLVAGTKESRVAAQVAKGGYGDYVMITGHRFIDVWQAIKPERIGRKAWPEVPMDEDFKLGTLKRLGLPHEGQSDVGKAWQAMLARVRDWHDLDPRFNTEMERLIDFVTCDHMEDAG